The following proteins are co-located in the Nitrospiraceae bacterium genome:
- the corA gene encoding magnesium/cobalt transporter CorA, which produces MINAYALHDGKFQSLPVSELSNTLQVAMWIDLTAPTDDERQVIETLYEQPLPTSKEVREIEASARVNEGEDSLHIYSFFFQEEDHRATTRAVAFTIKDNCIITLHDHPIPLFRLMRRRARHELDLIRDPLSVLLALFELKIEQLADQLEATHLALETISQTVLAKESRNLQGAIDSLTREEDGNGKVRLCLMDTQRALAFLLRRGRGDETVRDWIREILRDIESLLPHNAFLFEKVNFLMNAAMGLINIEQNQIIKIFSIAAVVFLPPTLIASIYGMNFEVMPELHWWWGYPLALCAMVLSGIAPYWYFKRKGWL; this is translated from the coding sequence TTGATCAACGCGTATGCCTTACATGATGGGAAGTTTCAGTCTTTGCCCGTCTCTGAGCTTTCCAATACCCTTCAGGTGGCCATGTGGATCGATCTCACCGCCCCGACGGACGACGAACGGCAAGTCATTGAGACTCTGTACGAACAACCATTGCCCACCAGCAAAGAGGTCCGGGAAATTGAAGCCAGTGCCCGTGTCAATGAAGGAGAGGATAGCCTCCATATCTATTCATTCTTTTTTCAGGAAGAAGATCATCGTGCCACCACGAGGGCGGTAGCCTTTACGATCAAAGACAATTGCATCATTACCTTGCACGATCATCCCATTCCATTGTTTCGACTGATGCGGCGAAGAGCCCGACATGAATTGGATCTGATCCGGGATCCATTGTCGGTTCTCCTGGCGTTGTTTGAACTGAAAATTGAACAACTGGCCGACCAGTTGGAAGCTACGCATCTGGCTTTGGAAACCATCAGTCAAACGGTATTGGCCAAAGAAAGCCGAAATCTGCAGGGAGCGATCGATTCGCTGACCAGGGAGGAAGATGGGAATGGAAAGGTGCGGCTGTGTTTGATGGATACCCAACGCGCCTTAGCCTTCCTCCTTCGGCGGGGAAGGGGAGATGAGACGGTACGCGATTGGATTCGCGAAATTTTACGTGATATCGAGTCCCTTCTGCCGCATAACGCCTTCCTGTTTGAAAAGGTCAATTTTTTAATGAATGCCGCCATGGGGCTCATTAATATCGAACAAAATCAAATTATCAAAATCTTTTCCATTGCCGCTGTCGTGTTTCTGCCCCCGACCTTGATTGCCAGCATCTACGGGATGAATTTCGAGGTGATGCCGGAATTGCATTGGTGGTGGGGATATCCTCTGGCCCTGTGCGCCATGGTGTTATCCGGAATCGCTCCCTATTGGTATTTTAAGCGGAAGGGGTGGTTATGA